cacccaccgtatagtccggacttagccctcagcgacttctttttgctccccaatcttaaaaaggatctgcgtggaaataaattttctgacgatgaagcattgaaggcggcagtggaggagcatttttacacgaaagataaaaaatatttttacgagggattaaaaaaaataattgatcgatcttttaagtgtatgaacatagggggggagtatattgaaaaataaaaatatcaaacttttcgtacttgtttgttttcattctcataccgagaatattttgaacacccctcgtagaagCTTCATACAAAATTACAACTATGTAAATCAGTTGGATGTCAGTTGTCATGAGTAATTCAAATGTATAAAAGTTGCCCTGTCAGGTCTGCACTTTTAGCTTAATTCTTTATAGAGCACACATTATATGGGTGGTCACCAGGGCATCatccttgttttttttttaattatgcagAATTCTAAGGACTTGTAAGTAAGGCGATGGGGTTTGAGTAATTGAATTTTGTACATTTAAGCAATGCACCTGGCACTCTGCTATCTAACCCTTAATAGCCGCAGGGGGCTTATGTATTTACCACCACAATTTAGACTATTTAACAATGGTGGAGTTCAATTTTGaataattaacacattcagtgccgaaaacccgactatcctATCGTTAATGATTTCGTTCCCTGGCTGGGCagcccgatagtcgggattgtggtactacagctttatatgacgaaatttttgtggcctggcgcggatgtcttgtttcaCTTGTTAGGCTGGGTGGCAATCAATGTGTTAACAATATGTATGGCTCGTACTTACTCCTTTAGCAAGTCTTTTCTGCAAGAATGCCGAGTGGCCCCCGGGTCCACGCCCCAACATGGCATTTGGGAACTTTGCCTTCAGCTTGGCTTCTTCTAGTTTTTCCAACTCTTTTGGCTGCAAAGAAATATGTTTATTGTAGAATACATTTCACAATTGTTTAAAATGTAATCTTGATGAAGGTAGTTGTTGTTgtgctatacagggtgtttggcaCATGTACCGACAAATTTTTTTGGGGGGTTTGTGGTGTCATTTCCTTCCCTTTCTTTCTTGGAACCTTGGTCCTAGGAGCCACGGATCTGtagatacgattttttttttcataaatcatCCAAAATCTGATTTTCGGAGccccataacttttttttatggtCTTAAATGCATACTTTGTTTGTTAGTCTTACATTAGACCTGTCTGCTTTCAAATACTAGTTTTTTGTTACAAATTTCAGCATAAAACGAACCATGggctttttttattacaaataaactgaatttaaatttaacctaattttaatttagctGATACTGGTAGCTTCGTCGTGTACCTAATTGTGTTTCGTTAAAAATTCGATTATCCGCTTTGTAATCGTTGCTCTAAAAAGttacgcacacatggaaacgctccAAGTCGCACACATGGAAAGTCTAGGTTTAGTTTGAAATCTGAGGGTAGTCAAATTTTAAGTGGCGTCACGGAAGTGCATGTCTTTGTGCTGCGTCGGTCAATTGTTAACTACGTACCTACGTTGTGTTTGCTACGTTGCTATTATTGACTTTTGTTACCGTTGTTTTAACTTTGCTATTGTCATGCCTAACTACACTAACGAAGAGtactatgaaaaaaaataaaaaaatcgtatctccAGATACGTGGCTCCTAGGACCAAGGTTCCAAGGAAGAAAGGGAAGGAAATGACACCACAAACCCCCCAAAAAATTTTGTCGGTACATGTGCCAAACACCCTGTACACATAAATATTCAAGAACTATTCACCACACTAAGTCTTACAATAGGGTGCTTGCCTGCTAGtcaatcagtttcttttttgaacttttaaaacaattaccactatggaatttatatgaaaacagaACCAGTGATGTCACCGTTAagtcttctactttttctagTTCTatctaatttattaattaagttgaaattgtgttaaatataactaatgtctatgtttttctaatacctTTCTGGAGTTTCTGGTGCTTATTTTGTAAATGGTGTaaaagaatttatattaaatacagACAACATCCCTGTACTTACTAAACACTTATCCTGTGTGGAAAAGTGTTAAGCCTTCTGTAAAAATGACTTCTTAAAACTATGAAGTAATGTGTTCGCACACTCGCAACTACATATATTGTGTAGTTCaggtattcattcattcatattctTGATTGCAGATAAAAAATTATccatattacattaaaattacgtAGACGGTTagggggcagaggtgtagggttggagccggtctacctagctttatttgacgttcataagcgcattgtaattatgcctacttgaataaactatcttttatctttatctttatctttatctaggTAACAATAAATATTGCAATGACATTAAACCAGTTGCGTCTAATAGATGAggttgtaaaaagttatgaagGTCATAGAGGACCAATTactcttaagtaggtatagttttgGACAGGTAAAAGTTAGCGGTTGAAGTAGACTTACGTCCTTCGGGGGTTCGTTCTGATCCTGGGAGTCACCCATTATGGAAATCTGGAACAAAGACTAAATCAAATCGGCTAAATCTAATATAGATTACTTACTTCCATGTCAACTGGAGATAAATAAATAGGAAGTAATCAGTAGGTCTAGATTAAAACGGCCATTCATCCATTCAAAGTAAATAATAGGTAGATACGATAAATCTgtataaagtttgaaaaatgtcgtAAATGTGCGTCTTAACGATCTACCCACACAAATGAGAAGTAGTCAACAAAATTTACTTAAACATTGATTATTACAACATAAATtatacgaaaaactaaaatttcACGATCAATTCCGTAAATAAGTTGAAATAAAAATCTGAATCTCATTCACATGGTTTGTTATTGAGAACTTGTCGCCAAGAGGATATGGCCAAAGTGGTTTACCTTGGGATTGCTTTCTTTTCTTCTTCACGGAATTAACCAGCAATTGCTCGATTAGCAGTCGCTAAATATCAATAATTGAAAAGAATACAACGAAATAATGTGTAGAACGATCAAATAAAAATCGTCAACAATCCTTGCTGATTTTTCCTCAAATCAAAAATGGCGTTTGTTGTAGTGTTGCCAGTGTAGAATTTTATATTACTGCCAACATGACCCAAAGAAACTCGAAAAGTCATGTTGGTGATTTGatttatatagtgtgtcaaaggtctgtttgatttcaaacatagacagagagaatcatactatctttctctaacactagtactagcaccgaaaagaaaaggatgagtatatttttttttgtgtttctatttactgacaaaatttggttgACTGTGCATTGACTTTTTAGagaggttttttttattcgatTTGACAGTTTGATTTCATAATAAACACGCATCGCATCGCTTCAAACTTGGCAAGCATTTTGGCAAGGGAGGCACGGGCAAGGTAGTTCGCTGCTTGCGCGCCTAGTATTTATTTGCCTAGTTTTTGGCGCAAATATATTTAAGAAAGTCTTCTTAATAATGGATTCGGAAATGTCGGACCCAGTAGAGGCGGATACAGATGGATCTATTTGTAGTATTCACGTACGCAATTTCTTTTGCCATGACAATTTGCAGATTGACTTGAACAAGAACGTTAATTTCGTCGTTGGGCGTAACGGCAGCGGTAAAAGCGCAATTCTGACTGCTTTAGTCGTCGGTTTGGGAGGCAGGGCCTCTGCGACGAACAGGGGAAACAATTTACATTGTAAGTACCATTATCTACAGCCATAATAAGTTTTCTCATAAACATTATATTTTGATACAACATTGACCTTGACAACTATTTACAAAATTAAGTCTACAAATCAGTATCAATCAGTATCAATCCACCCATTCCTGTCTTTTTATTTTGGTGCTACTTCATTatgaataatatattatgatatACACACTACACAGTACTTATAGAATAAAGATAATTTTGATCCCACTTGCCTTATCTTATTTGACTATAGCTGCGGCTCTGTCCAGGTTTTCCCCGGATTTGTTATAGTTAAGTTATTGAATGGTCttggttaaataaaataaaataaaactttggcAATCGAAGTAATAAATTGAAGCAATAAATCCCATAATTTTTCTCCAAATGGGAAAGTTTTTTGACTTTTTGTCATATCTAGAAGTGATGGTAGGCATAGTTGCACCTTCAATGCAATTTAAATAAGATATTAtgcttttaatatttaaacttgTAAAGAAACCCCTgtgttcataaaacttagcaccCTCTGTAAAAtttagtctttttttacaaatagaAGTTACAGATAGGCTTGTACAATCAATGGTTTGTTTGATTTGACAAAGGTTTATCAATAATGCCAAAAGTTTATAACAAGATACAATTTCAGCCTTCATCAAGAAAGGTGCCAACTCAGCGTCAGTGGAGATCAAGATCCGGAACAGCAGTGAGCAGGCCTACAAGCATGATGTGTACGGAGACTACATCACCGTGGAGAGGCACCTCAACGCCTCCGGGGGCTCCAGCTACAAGGTTAAGAATGCCGCAGGTAATATAAGTGGAGATCAAGATGAACAGCAGTGAGCAGGCATACAAGCACCATGTGTACGGAGACTACATCACTTcaggtctcatcggaagaccagcgctggaagccaccagcaacatgctgagataaggccatttcgtggcactttaatcttattttgtgttttctttcatattatgtattgattgtctgtgcttacgaataaattatattctattctattctatcacTATCGAAAGGCACCTCAACTCCAAAAATATCAACAGTAATGAGAAAAATAATGTGTCATGCAATATCCATCCCTGTCAACATGATTTGTTTCTATGCAGTGGGGGTCATTATTTCTGCAGCTCACAAGTGCATAGTAAGTGgttatgcacttttgcagctagcTATATGTATAGAAAATGGATGTAAAGCTTTTAGGTTAAATAATTCTGCAATTAAATTTatcattataaaatgtaaatcATCATAGAAAACTACTAACTCCTAACATAATCAACAAATATCAATATAAACTTTATGGTACGTCACCAGGTAAAGTGATATCGACAAAATGCGACGAAGTAAACAACATAATCACAGCGCACGACATCCAAGTGGACAACCCGATATCCGTGCTCAACCAGGACGACGCGCGCGGGTTCCACGCGGCGGACGCCAAACGGAAATTCACACTGTTCCGGAAGGCGACGAATTTGGACCGGACCGAGGCGAATTACTTGTCGGCATTGGATAGTTGCAAGATGGCGAAGAACATATGGACCAGGAAGTCTGAGGTTAGTCTTTGTTGTACATTACTAGTTAGAAAGAGAAGGTTACACGTGAAGGAAGTGGACGACCGGATATGGGAGTGGATAACCGGACGCCAAACGGAAATTACGCTGTTTCGGAAGGCGATGAATTTGGACCGGACGGAGGCGAATTATTTGTCAGCATTGCAAGATGCCGAAGAATGTATGGACCAAGAAGTCTGAGGTTAGTATCTCTGTCTCACTTTCACTCATAACTGCGTCATTAATGGACGTACGGTAAACCACCTGCCACTCGATTGGATAGGACCCGGACCGCACCATGGTCGCGGTTCGGCACGCCCGCCCGTCTATTTGTGCTTACACACAGCCGCTATAACGgcccggccacgacattgcgcgaccggCGACAGCAGgggcaaccataggttggagcgagacacagaaATCttacctttcgttcccaccgaCCCGTCGGCCGTCGCCGGTAGCGCAATGTCGTGACCGGGCCGTAAGCTAAACAGATATTCACATTATTCAGTAAGGTAAGACAGCGAATTTTGACGCCTTTTGGCAGGATGCACGCTTTCTGACGTTGTATAATGTGCGTAACTATTTCACAGGCTCTAGAAGACGTTAAAAAAGAGAAAATCAAGCTTAAAGCGATGCACGACAGACTCCAGTCCCGAAGCGAGATCGTCGCCCGAGAGAAGGCGCTCGAAAACGAGTATTACTGGAGCGAGATAGCGCAGTTGGAGCGAGAGGTCCGAGAGATAGAGACGAAGAGGCAAAAGCAGCAGGATAAGATAGTGAAGCTGGAAGTTAAGTTGCAAGGTTTGGATGCGAGCTGTGGGGGGAAGAACGGTGTCATAGAGTAAGTCATTCAAACtgcaacaattttttttggttaTCATTTTGGTGGTTATCACATCCGGTTGCAACGCCagtgtgaaaaaatatataataattattatatattttatatacttaaGACACTATTTTTTGCAAGGGAACCTCCAACCAAAACCTGTaaacatagaaaaaaatcaagcaaatttttgccTCGAAAtcctcacaacgctcaagatttcaCTGATTCTAGTATATTTCGCTCGGTCGGGTATTAACAGTAAATGACAATAATGAATCAAcaaatgattacttacttaaCAGTAGCATGATGCGTTTAAAGCGGGGCAAAGATGTTTGGAcctttgtaaaacaaatattaaccttatataattacatggacacacctcattcggttctcgtatgctattttatttttactatcattttctttaatttaatgaatgttttaattaggtatacaggattttgactcttggagaccctatacatctctaaggataatttgattaactactatatattgtaatcttttagttatgatgacacttagagacatttacatctctaaataattttagattatagtttttgtatctttgtgttttttttttcaatactattgttattgcgttttttgtaattcgacatttagaggctttatacatctctatgttagtttgatttgatatttacggcttagttgtattttataattattgatgtgtttttttttttgctgtatgtaaattccatattgacgtgtaaaagtgcccttgtgccctatttgctgaataaatgttgatatttgatataaaaTGTGGACTTGTTTTAGGACTCTGAAGACTCAGTTCGAGGAGCACAACGGCCAACGCACGCTCCTGGAGCAACAGCTGCAAGAGCTGGAAGGCCTCGTGCGCGCCGCGCAGGCCGCGCTGCGAGGCTTCCAGAGCACCGGCCACAAGCACTCCGACCAGATCCGGCGGGAAATGAGGAAGGCCAGCGCGTTGGAGCTCGAGATCAGAAATATCAAGTGAGTGACGAGCTTCtaggcggtttttttttaaattatacaacgggacttaatacgcgattaagtcccgttgtataatttaataatgtgtaaaaatcgtgaaagtttaaatcggttttttttttcataaatggtTTCAAATGCTCGCTAATTTTAGTTCcgttgaaatttgctatatgggggttttcgggggagaaaaatcgatctagctaagtcaTATCTCTGGGTAAACGCGTATTTtcggtttttatatgttttccgagcaaaggtcggtctcccagatgtTACTGATATGATTTTCGATTGGCCAATTTTCTCCTCAATTCAGTTTTTTCCccaattttgttaaaaatgacagGTTAATTCGTCAAATTGGGACACATGGTTTTTTATTTTCTCGTTCCATGTATCAACATCACATAACATGCAAGTTTATTTAAGTTTGTTGCATGTAATGCCAAGCTATGGAATTTATAATTCGGTATTAAATAAATTGACTTTGTGTCTCAAAGTATTTTGAGTTTGTGTTTAAATCTATTATATTGTTacgtacagtagagtccggttacaacgacgcccaagggaccgctgatgtTACGTCGTAttaaccggacgtcgtacaaaacgaactgccaattttaatatattttttaatcaaaatacttacgtcattttatatttattaatacttatgcgacaatcaaagaaaaaaaaacatttcctttaaaatatttatttacgttagtattacaacactttgtcttaaatggagagacgtgtgtttagaagaagccacttttcaaggtacgcgtagtcaactcactcgtcatcctcaaattactcgaatcccgtaaaataaaaagtcgtaatttttggggatctaatccagctgacgttgttttatcacacagttcctatgtccatctcctgtgtccatagatcagctcgaaggtacctaccaaaatattgcattgtacctaacttatgtacataattatgtatgtgaagtttaagctcaattgaataatgggaattgggttttatttagtttacaagattacgaaaagtcacatgactatttcatcttgctgcgtataggcaaaagggggaggggagttaggtgcgcgagacggagtaagcttcttaccaactatttatttatttcgtttcgtcgttgtaaccggagttggcggacggattttgagtcaatttccgtcgttaaaagcgatcggtcgttataagcggagtcgtaataa
This region of Cydia amplana chromosome 4, ilCydAmpl1.1, whole genome shotgun sequence genomic DNA includes:
- the LOC134647692 gene encoding cAMP-regulated phosphoprotein 19 isoform X1 — protein: MRFRFLFQLIYGIDREILVFRIIYVVIINISIMGDSQDQNEPPKDPKELEKLEEAKLKAKFPNAMLGRGPGGHSAFLQKRLAKGQKFFDSGDYQMAKQRPGNLTAPFKAPAAPAKQPTGDAIPTPETVPVRKTSIIQPKFQQNSQTS